From the genome of Pseudomonas yamanorum, one region includes:
- a CDS encoding DUF6388 family protein: protein MSQPGENHQLALDRFLSEHPALAAELNTLNPLAAQAKGETMEQYRAERLHEAFEAEAEQQGLFAWELTLKLTAHSPAEFEAQRLEVHKEVAQMAGLSWAEYCQLHDLPA, encoded by the coding sequence TTGTCCCAACCCGGCGAAAACCACCAGCTAGCCCTGGACCGATTCTTGAGCGAACACCCGGCCCTGGCGGCGGAACTGAATACGTTGAACCCCTTGGCGGCCCAGGCCAAGGGGGAAACCATGGAGCAGTACCGCGCCGAACGCCTGCATGAAGCCTTCGAGGCAGAAGCCGAGCAACAAGGCCTGTTTGCCTGGGAGCTGACGCTGAAACTGACGGCGCATTCACCCGCGGAGTTCGAGGCCCAGCGCCTTGAAGTGCACAAGGAAGTGGCGCAAATGGCAGGCCTGAGCTGGGCGGAATATTGCCAGTTGCATGACTTGCCCGCTTAG
- a CDS encoding PP2C family protein-serine/threonine phosphatase: protein MNRCPDRWRSAGRTDRGKLRSRNEDAFLDCPRQGCWAVADGMGGHQAGDVASQLVVDSLALLPGQGSLDDRVEATRRCLQWLNRRLGEELTVTDHGGDRTMGSTVVALLLQGDRAACIWAGDSRCYLWRAQTLYQLSRDHSLFEQLIDQRVSLEQARAHPDARALTRAIGSRDPLRPQVLELGTVAGDVFLLCSDGLYQALSHGELGQALSLGDPRRVLDQLFAGVLRGAARDNLTAVVVQS, encoded by the coding sequence GTGAACCGATGTCCGGATCGCTGGCGCAGCGCTGGCCGTACGGACCGTGGCAAGCTCAGGTCGCGCAATGAGGATGCCTTTCTCGATTGTCCCCGGCAGGGCTGCTGGGCCGTGGCAGACGGGATGGGCGGGCATCAGGCCGGGGATGTCGCCAGCCAACTGGTGGTCGATAGCCTGGCGTTATTGCCTGGCCAGGGAAGCCTGGACGACCGGGTCGAGGCGACCCGCCGTTGCCTGCAATGGCTCAATCGGCGGTTGGGTGAGGAGTTGACGGTCACCGACCATGGCGGTGATCGCACCATGGGGAGCACGGTCGTGGCATTGCTGCTTCAGGGCGATCGCGCCGCGTGTATCTGGGCCGGTGACAGCCGCTGTTATCTGTGGCGAGCGCAGACGCTGTACCAGCTGTCGCGGGATCACTCGCTGTTCGAACAGTTAATTGATCAGCGGGTGAGCCTGGAGCAGGCCAGGGCGCATCCCGATGCACGGGCGTTGACCCGCGCCATTGGCTCGCGTGATCCGTTGAGGCCGCAGGTATTGGAACTTGGGACTGTGGCAGGGGATGTCTTTCTGCTGTGCAGTGACGGCCTGTACCAGGCGCTTAGCCATGGCGAGCTGGGGCAGGCGTTGAGCCTGGGAGACCCACGGAGGGTCCTGGACCAACTGTTTGCAGGCGTATTGCGCGGTGCCGCCCGCGATAACCTGACCGCTGTGGTCGTGCAGTCATGA
- a CDS encoding serine/threonine-protein kinase → MNDMTHFAFAEATTNPPRDGVPELLAGRYLIERVLGAGGMGVVYRARDLLYEQFGESRSSVAIKVLGETIRESADAHVLLYNEFALTRSLRHEQVVRVFSFEVDAPCQIAFFTMELLQGMTLDRLLLECPEGLPWRELQGIAVQLLDALRHSHQQGVLHGDVKPSNVMVGEGGLRLFDFGLGQACGQAPAGSPGLSRSRFNAWTPMYAAPELLAGGALSASADLYAVACVLYELAQGRRHSSDRPARPGQLPRHCWRALRTALAIEPERRTITLDELRAVIGDTRQGFSRWF, encoded by the coding sequence ATGAACGACATGACCCACTTTGCCTTTGCCGAGGCCACGACAAACCCACCGCGTGACGGCGTCCCCGAATTACTGGCCGGACGATACCTTATCGAGCGCGTGCTGGGTGCCGGCGGCATGGGCGTGGTTTATCGCGCCCGGGACCTGCTATACGAACAGTTTGGTGAGTCGCGTTCCAGTGTGGCGATCAAAGTGCTGGGTGAAACCATCCGTGAATCTGCGGATGCCCACGTGCTGCTGTACAACGAGTTCGCCCTGACCCGCAGCCTTCGCCATGAGCAGGTGGTGCGTGTATTTTCGTTTGAAGTGGACGCCCCCTGTCAGATCGCCTTCTTCACTATGGAGCTGCTTCAGGGCATGACCCTGGACCGGCTGCTGCTGGAGTGTCCTGAAGGTTTACCCTGGCGCGAGTTGCAAGGCATCGCCGTGCAATTGCTCGATGCGTTGCGTCATAGCCATCAACAGGGTGTGCTGCACGGCGATGTGAAACCCTCCAATGTCATGGTGGGAGAGGGCGGGTTGCGTTTGTTCGATTTCGGCCTGGGGCAGGCGTGCGGACAGGCCCCGGCGGGGTCCCCAGGCTTGAGTCGCAGTCGTTTCAATGCCTGGACACCGATGTACGCCGCGCCAGAGTTGCTGGCTGGCGGAGCGCTGTCGGCCAGTGCCGATCTGTATGCAGTGGCCTGTGTGCTTTACGAATTGGCACAAGGCCGGCGCCACTCCAGTGACCGACCGGCCCGGCCCGGGCAACTGCCTCGCCATTGCTGGCGAGCGTTACGCACGGCGTTGGCGATCGAACCTGAACGCAGAACAATCACCCTGGATGAATTACGTGCGGTGATCGGCGATACCCGCCAGGGCTTTAGCCGCTGGTTCTAA